One Aegilops tauschii subsp. strangulata cultivar AL8/78 chromosome 2, Aet v6.0, whole genome shotgun sequence genomic window, TACATGTCTTGGATGCGCAGTTCCTGTCAAAAATCATATGAACGTATTAGGACAAACGTAAGGATGATGAAGCCGTAAAATTGATGTAACATGAAGAATAGGAACCTCTGAATCCATGTCCGTCCACCACTCATAATCATCTTTTGGTGGACGATTATACACCAAATACGAATGACATGTCTTGCTGCCGTTCAGACGGGAAATCATCTTTGCAAAATCACCTGGTCCTGAAATCAGGAACATTCCTTCTGGTAGTTTGCACACATGCTCAGGTAAGAAGTGGTACAAATCTGAATCCTTTTTATAACCATATCCATCCACTTCTTTCATGAGAAAATCATAGTCCAATACGCTGGGTTCAAACAATCTCATCTCAATGGGTCTTTCGTCAAAGTATCCTGTCGGGACATGCGAAAGCTCACAATCCCTATGAATGTAGAATTCCATTCCAACACCTACATACGAGTATCTCACGTCCAATTTAATACATTGCAATCACCAAAGTTCCATAAATAATTTTGGATGTGCGTAGCAACATTGCGACAAAGTTACCTCATTATTATATGGGATGTAAACTTCATCTGCGAGGATTCGGGATTGTTCCTTCACTGGATGGTTAGCCTACGCATGAATCGCCGACATAGAGTTACACACGAATTAAATATGGTCATACAAAATGTTGGATGTGAATGTTTACCATGGGTGCGAGGTACTTACAGGGGGAGAGTTGAAGACATATTCTTCGAGTGGAGGACTGTGGCATTCAACGGGTGACACTGACATCACTAGGCCTTTAGTGTTTGGAGATTGTGCCGTGTAACGCTTCTTGGACTGCATATGAATGGTGTACACAAAGTTACTCACAAAAAAAACTATTCATACACAATATCGGTCGTGATCGTGACTGAATAGCATCGTTGCAAGGTACTCACAGGGGGAGTACTGAAGACAGGCTCTTGCGGTTGACTGCTGTGGCATTGAACGTGGGATTGAAACATCGCACGGTCTTCCAGCATCTTTCCTTCCATCATGACCTGCTCCACCATAGCCTTGTAGTCCATGTCCTTGCGCTCCTGTTGCAGCCTAATGTCCATATTGGCACGTGCCTGCAACACATTCGCGTCCATGTTGACACGCTATGTCTGTATAAGGCCGTCGATAACCTTCCGGTCCTTTTGCAATTTAACCTGCATCTCCTTGTACGCCAGCTGGAATTTCTTTTCCATGACCTCGCGGTCCTGCTTTAACTTTTTTCCATCTCTTCACGCATCTGCTTAATCTTTTGAGACATATCATCACGCTCATCCTTAAGCATCCTATCGACATACGCACGTTCTTGTTTGAGTGCCCTGTCCATCTCATCACATTCGTGTTGGACCTTCGCGTCGATCTCCCGGCGGGCTTCACGCAACAACCTGTCGTACTCTGCATGCTTATTGCCATGCACATGTGAATCCATGGTGCCTACAACACCAGATAGTAGAATGCGATTAATGAGATCCAAATTGTCAAAATATACCGATTCTCACTAAAACATAGGACTATTTAAATACCTCGTAATATAGAATAGCATAGTATGTGTGAGACAAACTGAGTCATGAATTTCCAGCAAAAGCTCTAATCTCCTAAAATTCGTATTCCTAATTTGGTATGAGCAACCTCATCCCAATCAGGCCTAAATAATACAGCAACTCCTTCAACATCACCTCCTTTACTGCAGTATTGAGAACAAGTCTTTGTACGCCACATCTAAGTGGCTAAATCAAACATCATCCAAATCATTCCTACTAGTGCAAGATAGCCTAAAGGTCTTGTAAAGAAAATCCAACGACAAAAAATATATCCATAACTAGATCGTATGATCAGGATCCCCTAACAACCAATCACAAAGCTCTTGCATAAAATTCTTCACTCTAACCTTATGCAAATCGTCCATAGTAATCCAGTATAGCAGAAAGGGCTAGAAAATTAGCTCAACCAACATAATATTTCCGTAACCAGATCGTATTATGAACTACTGTGAACTTGCAATCACATCTAATCTCATAACGGCCTTTACTCCAAGTAAAGACAAGCACACACAATCTTGCACCAAAATAGTACCTTCGACAAAAAACTAATCCGCCAGGAACAAATACCAAAGATATTGCACACAAATATGGCATCTCTAATCTCATCACAACCTCCTTTTTGGTCCAATCAACGGAAAAAAGTATGAACGTTTCAAGTGATGGGAGGAGACGTGGAGGATGATACCTTTTTCTTTTTACTCCGACGTCGGCGTGGGCTTCCGCAGAGCGATGGCGATTATCCCGACGATGGCTACCTCTGGACACCAAAACTTTCTGGGCGGTTAAGTAAGGAGCGATATGCGGAAAGAAAAGATGGGAGGGATATGCGGTACGATGGAAGGGTACATATCTCCCGTGATATCTGACGATATATTTACAAGTAATGCACATGGATGGTCTGTCCGTGATTTTAGGGTGGGTTAGTCGGTTGGAAGATTTGTTAGTTAGCCTATTTAGAGGGAGCATGATGCTGTGGTGCTGGTGTTAGGGTTTGTTAGCCCAGCGGAGGAGTCCCTAGTTCTTCTCTTACCCAAAGGATTACGACCACCATCTGTCATTGCCGCACTCGCCTTACACCAAATCAACCATGTCGTCGTCGAGCTCGATTAGGTGCGCGCTGAGGGGCCAATCAGTTGATGTGCCCCTGATCCCTTGCCCTGACTGTGGCGAAACGGTTAGATTCTATCTCTCCAGTACCGAGGAGCATGATGGTTGGGTGTTCTACAAGTGCAAGCACCACGATGTACAATCCCTTTACACTTTGGGTTGACATTTACTGCATGAGTAATTTTTTCTACTGTTTCGTTAGTgctggtttgatttgtgttcactTGATTCATAGGATCCATGTGATTTCTGGCGCTGGGAACTAGAGTACATGGAACATCTTGTTGGTACAAGTGTCCTTGTTGGTGCTTATGCCCTTGATGCAATTGCTACGGCACAGGATAGAAGGGAACAACTACAACACGCAAAAAACAGTGGGAAAAGAATGCATGTACCAAGAGTGGCAACATTGGAGGCAGGACAAATTACAGTCAGAGCAATGTGGCAACCATTACGAAGCACCAAGCTTATACGATGTTAGGACTAGGGAGACAAATTGTTTTCATGCTGAAGCTATTGACGGCTAGTGTAATGGTGTTGTGTGTGATGTTGATTGTGAAGAAATAATATATTTGTGATCGTATCAAGGCGATTATCATGGTCACATGTAATAAAAGCTTATAAGAAGAGGTGTTCTAACATGATACTTCTTACACCCCCACCCCTCTTTTAACATGACAGGTAAGAGTAAGAATTAAATCTTACACGATGATTGCATGAAATAGTTGTTTTAGTTTTGATTATTTCTTACCTTCTTGACTATTATGAGAAAATAAGGGGTAAGACGGAGCATGTTAAAATTGCTAAAAAAGAATGAATAAACCGAGTTGCAATGAAGGCAATCGAATGGAAAAATGTAAACAACCATTTAAATTCTTGCCCACTATGTTGTGCACGATCACAAGAGTACCATGAAATAAAAATAAAGTACGTCATTACAGCAATGACTTAAAAATCCCTTAATTTATTTTCGCACACTACGTTTTGCCAAAACTACTCGAGAGGCACATCAGGAACATGGGAAACAAACAGATAAATCCCATGATCTCCCAGGTACAGCAACATCAGCACCTTCTGTCCTAACAGCAAGATTTTTTCCTTCTTCATGAACTCGTTCCATTTTTTGACGCAGACACGACCGTCAATATCAGAAATGGTGTATGTACTTGACAGAGTACTGTGTGGATGACAAACAATGGTTATGGCACCATATTCCTCCATTTCTTCGGGGACAACACGATTAGGCAGTTTCTGTTTGAAAACAATATTTGTTACATCAACACGTGGCAACTTATTGTTATGTAGTAAAGGAAGAATAATTAATTTGGAACAAAGCTAAAAACATACTGAAATGACACAAAGTAAATGAAGAACAGAAAGATGGTTACCGAGAAGTTCTTGTTGCAATCTGACCATGTCAACGTATGGAGGAATGCATATGCTCTTCCTTGATGATAGTTTCCAGCATCATGACGCTCCACTAACTTGTCAAGGTCCATCACTTGGCGTATGCCATACTCCATCATTCTCCAGTTTAAGCTTGTCCCCTCAGTTACAGCGACATTGTCAATAATATCTCTTTTCTCATTGGAAAATTGGTAGTATGCTACAATATTATAGCACAGACAATTTAATTTATTATATATGGTATATGATAAAGTTAGAGTAATAAAACTTGCAGGAGCAAAAAAGTATCTTACTTGGATGTATGATAGGCAAATTCCCAGTTGTCACGACGCTACTTGGTACTTCTGAATTGTTAGTACTGAACGTAATCTCTTGACCCACATGTAGCGTGTAAACTCTAACAAATTCCTTCCAAGACTCCCCTGAAATGTATGTCAACTCATTTTCATTGGTAATCTCACATGGGAATTCAAACCCCTCAATGGTACTGAAACTTGCTTCAAAGTTCCCATATTTTCCCAAGGGCACTCCAAATTTCTGCGTGAAATTGTATCTGTCGTAGCAGGGGATTACCTGAGTGGCATATGTATGATTGTTAATATATATGAACTGCCTATTAATCTAAAGAATTTGTCCAATCATAGATGACTAGCATAGTATAGTTCACTACTTCTTAGCAGTATTATCATATAACCCCATAGAAGATTTAAATTTACATGCACATACACAAAACCATTTTATCATCTAAGAAATCAACATGCAATATAACTATTTTTGCAGTAAACATTACAAACAACTGACTGAGTACAAAGGGTCCGAGTACAATATTCGTTCAATATTACTGCCTCCGTCCAAAAATTTGTGGACAAAGAATTgtacatacggatgtatctatGCAGAAAACATGACTAGATACATGCGTATCTACATGAATCTAACACATTAATTTTGGATCGGAAGGAGTActaaatttctcatgatatttgCTACGGGTCATGTCAGACTGGATCTTACTGTCTTGTTTGCAAATCCCGCGCGCAGGGTGACGGTACAAAACTCCCTCATACGATGCTCACTGGGGCACAAACCCTTGATGTCCAAACAAATGCCACACTGCGAATCGAGATCAATCTCATTACTAGTACGTACAGTCTTAAAGATTAGTGCTAGTAGTTGAATTCAGATCTGACAGATTCTATAGTGCAAATACGTACCGTGCTGATCTCCTTAACCATTTTCGCTCGAGAGAGGGATGTGAGGAGGAGGGGGCGAAAAGAGCAGTCACTTCCGACCCCTAAGCtgacgatggcggcggcggcgacgtccaGAGATTTCTAAAAACGTGTACGCCCGGCGTCTCCGATCTTATATTGGAGCGATCGTGGCGGTGGTAGGAGGCCCCGATGCCACGGGTGGTTAGGAGGAAGGCGGTGCAATCACGGGATTTCGGGAGAGGTGGCGTGCGTGAGTTATGGGATCTTTTAACATATATCATCAAGATTAAAAAAACATTATGTTGTGCTAAAAAATACATTTCATAAGGGTGAACTAGGTTTTTGGTTCGAAACAAGTATGAACGATATATAATTCCAAAATTGGCCTTGTCCATTTTGCAAATAAGTTTCACAACTATACATGCCATGACCAATGCAAGCAAGCATGCAAAATGGTTTTTAGTTTAGCGAAGTTTTTCATTTTCGGACGAAAATGCCCGAATGTGGCCGCACGTGACAACACTTGCAATCATTGCCGAAAATGGTTCAAACTAGGCATGGAGGCGTACAATGGCCATGAATTGTCACCACAAAAAAGTTCGGTTGACTTAAGATATGTGAACAAACCATCGAGCATTTTCGAAGGGTGCCAGGCTAGCCCGGAAGGGCGAGTCTGGGAGCACCTCCATGTTAACACCACATACAAATGATTCCAACTTTTTTATGCCCTCCCATGAGCaaatcaagcaaacatgcaaataTGGTTCTCAGTTTTGACAACTTCTCCACGTATTGGGATTTTTTTATATTAAAAATGCCCGAAAACTAGCCCCACATGACATTAGTTACAAACTTTACTAACAATACTTCAAACTTGGCATGGAGGACTACCATGACCATGAGTTGTTACCCCAAAAATTTTGTGTTGATTTAAGAAAGGTCAACAAACCAGCATGTGTCTTCTCAGAGGATGCCATGTTAGCCCAAAGGAAGGGCGCGTATTGGAGCACCTCCGTGTTTACAATATCCACAAATGATGCCAACTTTATTTCATGATCTCCCATGAGAAAATCAATAATGCATTCACAATGGTTTTTAATTTTGCCAACATTTATAATCCTTCTACAATTTCGAAGCAAAAAAGAAACATCGCCTGCATGGTCTACCCCCCTAGCCACACATCGAAAGCAGGGGGCACATGATGCATTACACTTTGTTTGTCTTATGGTGGAACTAGTTGACACACCAAGCCTAGTTGGATCATTGGCCTACACCAGATTCCATGTCGTATGAAAGCTCGGGCACATCAACTGCTCCCGTCTAGAACCTTCGAACTGCACTGTCcactttgtgaagcaagtacaacATGAAATTTGTGAAATTCCCCCAAGCTTTTAAAGTGCATCTCATGACAAaatcaagcaagcatgcaaaaATGCTATTCAGTTTACACAAAATTTAGCATGTACGGTAATTTTTTGGGCCGAAAATACTCGAAAACTGGCCACATGTGAATCATATTGCAAACTTTACAAAAAATGGTTCAAACATGGCATGGAGGCCTAACATGGCCTTCAATACTCACCCCAAAAAGTTGGGTTGATTTCATACAGGTCAGGATAATACTATAGCATCTGCTCTCAAAGGGCGCCAGGCTCGGCTAGAAGGGCTTGTGTCGGGGAACCTCCATGTTCACACCATCTTCATATTTTGTCAAATATATTTCATGGCCTCCCATGACCAAATGAAGCATGCATGCACAATGGTTGTAAGTTTCTACTAGATTTTCCATTTTCTTCCATTTTTCGGTCATAAATGCCCGAAAAGTGGCCGCAATTGCCAAAACTTGCAAATTTTGCTGAAACTCATTTTAATGTTGTCCTGGAAGCCTGTAATGTAACATTTTCCATTGCATGTCATAAGTTGGGTTCATTCCACATGAAGCATGATCTACTTGGTTTGTACATTCGACAGTGTAGCACGAAGGTTCTCGACGGAGGCAGTGCGTGTACCGCATCGACTCCATGGATGGAATCCAGTTTGAACCAATGTTCGCACTTGGTATGGTGTCAATTAGGTCCACCCTTAGGCAAAGAAGCTTGAAGCCATCATGTGCTACCACTTTTGATGGTTGTCTAGGGGGGTAGACCGTCTGGGAGGAAATGAAAAAATCATGTGTAACCTTGAACGCACTGTGCATGCATGCTTGATTTGGTTCATGGGATGGCGTCAAAATAACTTGGAATCCTATGTAGATGGTGTATTGAAGGAGGTGGCCCGAGACAGACCCTTCCGGGCTATCCTTGTACCCTTCGAAAGCACATGTTGGTTTAATGACCTATATTAAATGACCGCCAAGTTTGTAGGGTTACAATCCATGGCCATGTTAGGGATACATATGCCAAGTTTGAACCATTTTCATCTAAGTTTGCAAGTTTTTTCATGTGTAAATCTTAGTCTAAGCTGAGAAGCATTTTACATGGCAGCTTGTTTTGGTCATGGGATTCCATGGGAAATAGTAGACATCATTTTGTATTGTAGATGATCTACTATACATGGGGGTGCCCCCAAACACGCCCTTGCGGCCTTGACTGGCACCCTCCGAAATCACATGCTGGTTTGTTGACCTACCTGAAATCAACCCAACTTTGCAGGGTTGCAAGCCATGGTAATTATTGGGGTACGTTCAAATTTCAACCATTTTCAGCAAAGTTGCAAGTTTTGTCACGTACGTCCAATTTTCGGGCATTTTCAGAACAAACAACATATTTTACCACTTAAAAAATGCATTCCTTTCTCGATGGCACATTTGTTTTTTCTTTGGAACATTACATTTGTTTTGGCCAATTACATGCTAATGTTTCAACCTCCCATAACTCATGCCGCCCAGATCTCCCAAAATCCCACAATTACAGCTCCTCCCTCGTAACCACCCGCGGCATCCAGGTCCCGTACGACCTCCCATGACCGCTGCAAGATCAGATTgtagccgccgcccgccgcccacCGGGAACGTCGCCTGAGGGGTCGGACGGCAGTGGTGTTGTCGCCGCCTCCTACGCGCGTCCACGCGCCGCTGCTCCTGTTTCTGCCGTCGAGCACCACACATCCACATCTAGTGTGGGACGCAATATCCGTGTGGAGCATTGggccgccaccgtcgacgacaGAAGGTTACGTGATCatagctctttttaatctttctCAGACACGCACGTCTACTAGTAAAGCCCTAATAGGCTTCCCACAAGTTATTCCAGTCGTCAAGATTACCTGATCATAGCTCTCAGTAATAACTATCTTGTAATCAATCTTGGCACACTACACGAACGTCCGAAGAGGTAATACCACAACAAGGGTGTCTCTATCATGAAATAACACGTCGTATGTTTATGCAATCCCAAAACCCTAGTTGAACTGTCCCAATGTTATGCATGACCAAAATCTGTAGTGTGTTTAAAGTTGCATGTAGTTCATATTATTTAATAAACTCATCCGTGCCGGCGTATAAGATTTTATTTTTGTTACACATTTCTCAACGTGAAGGTCAAATAAAT contains:
- the LOC141041358 gene encoding uncharacterized protein → MVKEISTCGICLDIKGLCPSEHRMREFCTVTLRAGFANKTVIPCYDRYNFTQKFGVPLGKYGNFEASFSTIEGFEFPCEITNENELTYISGESWKEFVRVYTLHVGQEITFSTNNSEVPSSVVTTGNLPIIHPTYYQFSNEKRDIIDNVAVTEGTSLNWRMMEYGIRQVMDLDKLVERHDAGNYHQGRAYAFLHTLTWSDCNKNFSKLPNRVVPEEMEEYGAITIVCHPHSTLSSTYTISDIDGRVCVKKWNEFMKKEKILLLGQKVLMLLYLGDHGIYLFVSHVPDVPLE